From the genome of Labrus mixtus chromosome 17, fLabMix1.1, whole genome shotgun sequence:
GGGGATGATTGAGAAGAATTAAGTGAGTGTGAGTCTGGCATGAGGCCTCGTTTTCGACCTGTTTTGTTTATGAAGGAGGAGCCTGATGACATCTTAGTCATAACAGCCAGCTGGGCAATCTGTGAGTCTTGATGTATCGATGGACTATGTGTCACAAACGCGACCTGCGGCTTGATATCTTGACTCCCAGACTTCCCGTGGGACTGCGACGTCTTGACTGCCTCTGACGATGTGGTTTCTCCTCCCGGGCTGCTAGATTCCATGTCAAGATTGTCGTGGTCATCGTCATTGTTGCCCGTGATATCTGGGTTTCCGCTTCTTGATCCAGCGAAGGGTGCAATAAAATTCATGAGTTGTCTGTATTTCCATCTGCTTTGAAAGACCTCTCCTTGTTTCTTGCTTTTGTTCTCCATTCTGACTTCCTTCAGATACCTGTCTCTCATGttcttccattttcttttacagTCCTCAGCtgggaaaagaaaaatatcacaGTGTAAGaaggtaaaataataatacagaaCATTTTCTGCTGTCAATTCAGAATACAGAAAGAAGGGGAATTAATAAGGATGAAAGGATTACACAATCTGCAACCTGTAGCTCCACACGAGCTGAGAATAATATTCACAACATGGTATTTATGGTTAAATGAAAAATTCACATTCTTTTCTATTTTGTCTTGACAGGCTAAAACCCAATGATATTTGATTTACTATTAAATAAGACTATGAAAAGCAGCACATCACATTTGAGAAATCGGAACATAGGGAAGTTAAAAGAAATCCTTTGAGGCGCTGGTGGAccagtggttggtgtgcgcgccccatgtgggAGGGCGAAAGCTGTCCAGGCGGGCGTCCCAGGTTCGAGACTAACCTGCggtgcatgtcattccctactctctctctctctctctctgatttcctactctgtccactgtcctaaaaCTACATTAACAGCCCCAAAATATCTTGAATTACATCATTTAAATTAGGTAAATTGGGGTCTGACATTACAGACTTATCTTTATGTAACATTAAACTCTTTCCATTTAAGTTTCTGGAACATCAGTCATATTGGATTTGATTAGTAAATATGTACATAATTATAGGTGGACAGGGAGTGCATAATGCATGAGCAGAATATCGTGGGGACAttaaaacatagaaaacacTACATAAGTAAATAAACTATATACCAAGCTAAGTTTCAGAAAGTTGAACAATAAATAGGTTGCAAgtaattttctttattttgatgcctttatgcTGATGTCCAGAGGTCATTGTGAGgatattttctaaatgtttcatgGCGCACCATCAGACCGTTCACATGATAAAATGTCAGGCTGGGGGGGCCTCTATCCCGTGCCACACATTTTATCCAACACTGCTAATGCCGCCGCAGATGCTTTCACGAGACTTCGAGAAGCGATCTGTGTACACGGAGCTCGCGGTGTTTCATGAGCGAGACCAAAAGCACGCGGATCGGCGAAGACAGCGAGTCAGTGCCACACTGAGCCACGCTGAGCCACACTGAGCATGTTTCTTCTCCGGCCGTGCGGTGTTGGTCACGCGGCTGGCGGCGCATACACAGAGCCGTTCGGTGCAGCGCGGCCTACGGCTTGCGAGCTGCGCCTGCTACCGCTAGCACGGTACGCGCGGTTGCATCCTCACCGCCATGATATGTTCGCgcggattaaaaaaaaaaaattaaagttaaGGAATTGGCAGCAAGAGACACGTAAAACTCGTCCTCAgtgttttctcatttctgtgtgtttaggACTCTACGCCAACGTCCGTTAGGCAGATAATAGTAAAAGTTGtgtaaagcaaaaaataataaattaacaCTTACATGAAATACCAAGTATCAAACCAATGTTTCTCCACGCATTTGCCCTACTTTCTGTGCAGCGGTAATTCGGCAGAGTGACATTGTACAGCTCCGGGCAGTTAAATACAGCCAATATTAACTTATCGTCCATTTTGCCCCAGTGCTCTTCTGCCCGTGCTGCGCGGACGCGGAAGCGGCAGTCTTCTCCCGCCTTTTccgccctgctgctgctgaccaaACGCGAGTTATCGCGAGTGGCGGGCTGCCTGCCGCGCTGCGTCGCTCTGCCGTTCAACGGTGGCCTTCTAGTCTTTTGTCACAGGGGGGCGCACGACTATTTTATTGCCTTCCATTATAACGCTGCCCTGCTATGGTGTTAAATTATAACCCATCTATTTTTATTACAGACCAGTCAGAGGGGTCATGATGGCTTTTTGGAGCCAGGACCAAAACATAATTCTCTAGGACTATTTATAAACCCACAAGCTCCTCTTCGCATTTTGAGCCTGGAAATAGCATGAGACaagataaaatgttttgttctgtatCTTCTCATTTTACCAGAACTACTACCAGAATACAgaataaatgttacatttagGTCTACTCAACCTTTTTGAATGAGGCACAAATATTATACACATTGTTTAAGGATAAGATCATTTTTCATATTGAGAAGGGAACTAAGACATATTCCAAAAGTTTTCAAactttgattcattttgatgCTCGGGGTCGcttcttattttttcttcacattcagGCTTTGTAAGTTGTTTTCAATGGATGAACaaggaaaatatatttctttttcacAAAACTCTGGTTGTTTATTTCTAACTTTTCTCAATATTTTTGCTTGGTTTGAACCCTCTCTGGCCTCGTTATACCGGTTTactctaaaaaaaatacagcagacTGTGAACTTACACTGAAAGTCTTGCCTATCAAAACAGACTTTAAGGCATTCAAAGAGGATTTGAAACACAAAGTAGTTTCTACATAAACATCAGAAAAGTGGATTGAGTTTCATTCCATTGTAGCTATGTGGTGCAACCTGCGGACACATTGTCAGTGATGTGCCCCGGGGTGGTCATCGGGTGTTCCGGTTCTTAACATCAGACACCCTCACCTGGGCAACCATGGGGGGTGATTAGGCCCCGGGTGGTATCCAGGTAGCATACACTGCCATGTGTCACCCCTCTTTAACCTCTTTAACCAGGGCCTTCTCGGCCACTTCCAGGATCTTCTTGATAGCTCTCCTACTTCGCAGCCCAAAGATTCCCAAGAGGCCCAGGACCTGGTAGGAATTACATTTCTTTCCCCCTGGGGGTTTATACTGATCTCCTTCTGCAAAATATGCATAGCACAGTTCCTGAACATACTAACATTAGAAAAATACGTTGATCAACATTCATTGTTCAGAAAGTCTGCAAAGGGGGAGTGCTGCCAGATCCCAGAGCTCATTCTCAGTTTCtaggggaaagaagaaaaaacatcatgtttgtAATTACACAGAAATTAGACAAGGAGATTCTGCAACCACATGGTGGTTGTCTTGATTTCCCCCTGGTCTCCAGGGTTTTTGATTGCCCTCAACACTTTACTAAGTTTCCCTGCACAAGctggagaaaacacagagaggaaggtTGCTCCTCTGTGTGTTCTGGTCAGAGCTGCAATCTCCAAATTCCCAGGGGGCTTTGGGCCCTGGTCCAGCAGCGAACAGAGACACTGAGCTTTTCTTGCATGAATAGTCTGATGTCTTGTGGATTCTTCTGTTGTTCATCAACACTCACTGTGTGGCTGTGTTTGAATTCTAATGTCTTCTGTCTGAACTGTACAGATGTTATTTACTCCCacagacctgttttttttatgaaatcacATCCTATGGCACGGGTCTATAAGGGTACATTAGTCAGTGTTACAGACACAGATATCATATTTCAGCAGCATCTGGCCACAAACTCTGCACCACAGCTGTATAATATCTCCCAGATTCAAAATCTGGCATTACAAAAGTAAGGCAGCAAAGTAACTTCAAAATCAAAAGATCTTTCaacttttactttgtgtttaaatTCTATAAACCtataaaaaccttttaaaaaatggaaagaaattCTATATTTATCTCTTGTCAAATTGTGTTGGCCTTTGTTTGGCCTTTGTTTATACATAGTGAGTAATGTGAGCCATGACATGTTTGATAGCGTAACATTTCCAGTTGAAAGTGAAACAGTGAGGGGTCTGTCTCCCCAACAGTCTACACCAAACTCTTTCGGCTTTGGAGGCTTTTTTCCCACTTCCCCTCTGATACCAAATATTTCtcttacaacaacaaaatgaaccTTTATCATTCTAATCCCCAGTAATGAAATTTGAACTGCTTGAACCAGCGTGGATGTGCTACAATTCCATCCATTGAGAACTACAATGAGAGCAGATAGCGATCTCACATGCTCCACAAACTATACATCAACAATCTGGCTGctattaaacccaggtgaaaaggATGGGATGGTGTTTATTGTTATCTGTTTTCAAAAGCCCTTATAAGAGGAGCTTAAGACAGATTGTGGAAATCCATTAATTCTCTgacaggagggggaaaaaaggtgtATTGCGTTGTATGAAATCACAGGATTTGTTGAGGAGGGGGTTTGAATTTAACCTGTAATAGCTTTACCTCTGCTGTGAAATACTGCAGCACACAGATAAGAAACACGATGTATGATTGGGAATACAAAACCACATGCAGCGGCCATTTCTCTGTGCCTGTTCTTGCAATTTGTTTGGCGTAATACACAAATCTATCAGTGTCACAAACACATGTCACTCGCAAGATTCATTCATCTGCCTCATTGTTGTGTGTAATCAAAAgtattgttttttgtctgtgaaTGCTGACTCTGCTTGTGATCATTTGTTTATCAAGAAAAATAGGAAAGTGAAATGAAGCAAATTTAACAG
Proteins encoded in this window:
- the LOC132992490 gene encoding transcription factor Adf-1-like, which produces MDDKLILAVFNCPELYNVTLPNYRCTESRANAWRNIGLILGISSEDCKRKWKNMRDRYLKEVRMENKSKKQGEVFQSRWKYRQLMNFIAPFAGSRSGNPDITGNNDDDHDNLDMESSSPGGETTSSEAVKTSQSHGKSGSQDIKPQVAFVTHSPSIHQDSQIAQLAVMTKMSSGSSFINKTGRKRGLMPDSHSLNSSQSSPTKWLVKDNGASFSNRPRDEDELFLLSFVPALKRLAPQKRCETKMKIQQIMYEAEFNVTHPEPREKQAESDTQE